A genome region from Eremothecium gossypii ATCC 10895 chromosome VII, complete sequence includes the following:
- the UTP13 gene encoding U3 snoRNA-associated protein UTP13 (Syntenic homolog of Saccharomyces cerevisiae YLR222C (UTP13)), which produces MDLKTTFLNRTLAPFYANSGAVASVTGDGSLLATCVLDDINIVRLEEPHAIIHKIENEDEQDVTALRLTPDGRYLCYASQNQLLRFYDLETKRTTRSMKISSPAYVLDCDESSTLLAVGGTDGSVNVFDIANGYVTHSLKGHGATISSVKFYGEVDSGMWLLASGDTNGMVKIWDLVKRRCIHTVQEHTAAVRGLDIRVQEGAESLLLSGGRDDVVHVHHFDMKKKCKLLQTIPVKRQIESCGFIGDNTSLIYTAGGDAVYQIISLESGKSIKQTAQPVEELFIVGVLPVQNSTKCYLVLSDQTLFLIDVEKALSQTEKMIEIEKKIAGNHGTIADMRLVGPSLNRLALATNSPTLRIIPTPQASEDKEVMEIETEMYEGHTDLLNSLDATSDGLWLATASKDHSVILWRYNEASSSFEPFTKFLGHAGPVTAIALPNVMNRNWPEFLLTASNDLTIKRWKVPNPNDRKAIELPHIVKASEYTRRAHEKDINAISMSPNDSIFATASYDKTCKIWNVDTGEVEATLANHKRGLWGVAFCEYDKLLATCSGDKTIKLWSLENFTVLKTLEGHTNAVQRVSFINGNKQLVSTGADGLVKIWDCSTGECVRTLDAHNNRIWALAVANDGQLIITADADGVFQFWEDNSEEEHERNIEQEKLRVEQEQSLQNYISEGDWNNAFLLAMTLDHPMRLYHVLERAIAKAQGGEAIFNQELDHIIGTLDNEQLLKVMRRCRDWNTNARTHSVAQKMIRCILLQHDLSTLSEVPGLVQLIDSIVPYIERHYGRLDTLVEQTYLLDYALIEMDKLL; this is translated from the coding sequence ATGGATTTGAAAACGACCTTTTTGAACAGGACTCTCGCTCCGTTTTATGCCAATAGCGGTGCTGTTGCTTCCGTGACTGGCGACGGTTCTTTACTAGCCACATGCGTTCTCGACGATATTAATATTGTTCGTTTGGAGGAGCCTCATGCGATTATACATAAGATCGAAAATGAGGATGAGCAGGATGTAACAGCGCTGAGGCTAACCCCGGATGGTAGATACCTCTGCTATGCTTCCCAGAACCAGTTGCTCAGATTTTACGACTTGGAAACCAAGAGGACAACCAGGTCTATGAAAATTTCTTCACCAGCATACGTCCTCGACTGTGACGAGAGTTCAACGCTACTGGCTGTGGGTGGCACTGACGGAAGTGTGAATGTGTTTGACATTGCCAATGGGTATGTAACGCATTCTTTGAAGGGTCATGGTGCAACAATTTCGAGTGTGAAGTTTTACGGAGAAGTGGACAGTGGAATGTGGTTACTTGCGTCTGGTGACACTAATGGTATGGTAAAGATATGGGACCTGGTGAAGCGAAGATGTATTCATACCGTCCAAGAGCATACTGCTGCGGTAAGAGGCCTGGATATCCGCGTACAAGAAGGTGCGGAGTCGCTACTTCTATCTGGTGGCAGAGACGATGTAGTCCATGTTCATCACTTTGATATGAAAAAGAAGTGCAAACTTTTGCAGACGATACCAGTTAAAAGGCAGATTGAATCGTGCGGCTTTATTGGTGATAATACTTCTCTCATATACACCGCCGGTGGAGACGCCGTATACCAGATCATATCATTGGAAAGTGGCAAGTCCATCAAGCAGACTGCTCAGCCAGTGGAAGAGCTTTTCATAGTAGGCGTGTTGCCGGTCCAGAACTCCACTAAGTGTTACCTTGTTTTGTCAGACCAAACACTGTTTTTGATTGATGTTGAGAAAGCCTTGTCCCAGACTGAAAAAATGATAGAGATAGAGAAGAAAATTGCCGGCAACCATGGTACCATTGCTGATATGAGGCTAGTTGGTCCATCTTTGAACCGGCTAGCCCTGGCTACTAATTCTCCTACTTTAAGAATTATCCCTACCCCACAGGCCTCTGAGGACAAAGAAGTTATGGAAATAGAGACTGAAATGTATGAAGGCCACACGGATCTCTTGAACTCTCTAGATGCAACCAGCGATGGGCTATGGCTTGCCACGGCTTCGAAGGACCACTCTGTAATATTGTGGAGATACAATGAGGCGTCTAGCTCATTTGAACCCTTCACCAAATTTTTGGGCCATGCTGGACCGGTGACTGCTATTGCGTTACCTAATGTGATGAACAGAAACTGGCCCGAATTCCTGCTAACGGCATCTAATGATTTAACTATTAAGAGATGGAAGGTGCCGAATCCCAATGATCGTAAAGCGATCGAACTCCCTCATATTGTTAAAGCAAGCGAATACACGCGACGTGCACATGAGAAAGATATAAACGCCATTTCTATGTCTCCTAATGATTCTATCTTTGCTACTGCTTCCTACGATAAAACATGTAAGATATGGAACGTGGACACAGGTGAGGTGGAAGCTACCCTAGCGAATCACAAACGTGGTCTGTGGGGTGTGGCCTTTTGCGAATATGACAAACTACTTGCGACTTGTTCTGGCGACAAAACCATAAAATTGTGGTCCCTAGAGAACTTCACCGTCTTGAAGACACTCGAGGGCCATACAAATGCAGTCCAACGTGTATCCTTCATTAACGGAAATAAGCAGTTGGTTAGCACAGGCGCAGATGGGCTGGTAAAGATTTGGGACTGCTCTACCGGTGAATGTGTTCGCACACTTGACGCTCACAACAACCGGATATGGGCGCTGGCAGTAGCGAATGATGGCCAATTAATCATCACCGCTGACGCGGACGGTGTCTTCCAATTCTGGGAAGATAATAGTGAAGAGGAACATGAGCGTAACATTGAACAAGAGAAACTGCGTGTAGAACAGGAGCAGTCTCTACAGAATTACATTTCCGAGGGAGACTGGAATAACGCATTTTTACTCGCGATGACTCTCGACCATCCAATGCGTCTGTACCATGTTCTAGAGCGTGCGATTGCGAAGGCCCAAGGAGGTGAGGCGATCTTCAATCAGGAGTTGGATCACATAATTGGAACTTTGGATAACGAACAGCTTCTAAAGGTTATGCGGAGATGCAGAGATTGGAATACGAATGCACGCACACACTCAGTCGCGCAGAAAATGATTAGATGCATCCTCCTACAACATGATCTCTCAACTTTGAGTGAGGTTCCAGGGCTCGTTCAGCTTATCGACTCCATTGTCCCTTACATTGAGCGGCATTATGGAAGGCTAGATACGCTTGTCGAGCAGACTTACCTGCTTGATTATGCTTTAATAGAGATGGATAAACTGTTATAA
- the RSA3 gene encoding Rsa3p (Syntenic homolog of Saccharomyces cerevisiae YLR221C (RSA3)) gives MSTEISAAAPRRAANGKKRANRRKKRRTQAESDSSDSSDSSESSQPSADEQEAKTDDVAVELSDVELSDSENKTVSHSEKLDDESKAKLKSIQLTATDLSSKFALQQNRNIDLQKAGREVDHGLEKLAKLDAQTSEQESGRLKTGYINMLFEHVGEDVNQLRNAPDFTPKSLVVLANALKDGGDMFDIESLRALVDNK, from the coding sequence ATGTCGACCGAAATAAGTGCTGCTGCCCCAAGGCGGGCTGCTAATGGCAAGAAGAGGGCCAACAGAAGGAAGAAGAGACGGACACAGGCGGAATCCGATTCCTCGGATTCCTCGGATTCTTCAGAATCTTCTCAGCCTTCAGCAGATGAACAGGAAGCGAAAACTGACGATGTAGCGGTCGAATTGTCCGATGTGGAACTTTCTGATTCTGAAAATAAGACAGTCTCTCACTCTGAGAAGCTAGACGATGAATCAAAGGCTAAACTGAAGAGCATACAACTTACCGCGACAGACCTATCTTCCAAATTTGCACTGCAGCAAAACAGAAACATTGATCTCCAGAAGGCCGGCAGAGAAGTCGACCACGGCTTGGAGAAGCTGGCAAAGCTAGACGCGCAGACTTCAGAACAGGAAAGTGGTAGACTTAAGACGGGGTACATCAATATGCTATTTGAGCACGTTGGCGAAGATGTGAACCAGCTGCGTAACGCGCCGGACTTTACCCCCAAATCACTTGTCGTGCTGGCGAATGCGTTGAAAGATGGCGGCGATATGTTTGATATCGAGAGTTTGAGGGCTCTCGTAGACAACAAGTAA
- the CCC1 gene encoding Ccc1p (Syntenic homolog of Saccharomyces cerevisiae YLR220W (CCC1)): MSIVGLKNAVVRLVKGKPAENGQAPLLRSGQAGYGSREEDEEEHAGGKDGEEAPAGLLGNVDPRVMSDLIIGLSDGLTVPFALTAGLSSLGDSKLVITGGFAELISGAISMGLGGFLGAKSESDYYHSEVKQEKRKFYNNTQLVTHEIEDILLEINPDFSDATIVSFIKDLQRDPELMVDFIIKYGRGLEEPAENRQVVSAATIGGGYFIGGFIPLLPYFFVDQVGTGLILSIAIMAITLFWFGFFKTQISMRDNCTTQKKCMEGIQMMAVGGIAAASAWFFVRILG; encoded by the coding sequence ATGTCGATAGTTGGCTTGAAGAACGCGGTAGTGCGACTGGTGAAGGGGAAGCCGGCGGAGAACGGGCAGGCGCCGCTCTTGCGGAGCGGGCAGGCAGGCTACGGGAGCcgcgaggaggacgaggaggagcacGCGGGCGGCAAAGACGGGGAGGAGGCGCCGGCGGGGCTCCTCGGGAACGTGGACCCGCGGGTGATGTCCGACTTGATCATCGGGCTCAGCGACGGGCTCACGGTGCCGTTTGCGTTGACGGCGGGGCTTTCTTCGCTCGGGGACTCGAAGTTGGTGATAACGGGTGGCTTTGCCGAGTTGATATCGGGGGCCATCTCGATGGGCCTTGGTGGGTTTCTCGGCGCGAAGTCCGAGTCCGACTACTACCACTCGGAGGTGAAGCAGGAGAAGCGGAAGTTCTATAATAACACGCAGTTGGTCACGCACGAGATCGAAGACATCCTCTTGGAGATCAACCCGGATTTTTCGGATGCGACGATTGTGTCTTTCATCAAGGACTTGCAGCGGGATCCGGAGCTAATGGTGGACTTTATTATCAAGTATGGGCGCGGCTTGGAAGAGCCTGCGGAGAACAGACAGGTGGTCTCCGCGGCAACTATCGGAGGCGGGTACTTCATCGGCGGGTTCATCCCGCTACTTCCCTACTTTTTTGTCGACCAGGTTGGCACGGGCTTGATACTGTCGATTGCGATCATGGCCATCACTCTATTCTGGTTTGGGTTTTTCAAGACCCAGATATCTATGCGGGACAACTGTACAACGCAGAAAAAGTGTATGGAGGGCATTCAGATGATGGCAGTCGGGGGGATTGCAGCTGCATCTGCCTGGTTCTTTGTCAGAATACTCGGCTGA
- the HTB1 gene encoding histone H2B (Syntenic homolog of Saccharomyces cerevisiae YDR224C (HTB1)) encodes MSSKASKAPASKAPAEKKPAAKKTSSSVDASKKRTKTRKETYSSYIYKVLKQTHPDTGISQKSMSILNSFVNDIFERIASEASKLAAYNKKSTISAREIQTAVRLILPGELAKHAVSEGTRAVTKYSSSTQA; translated from the coding sequence ATGTCGTCCAAAGCATCCAAGGCCCCTGCCTCCAAGGCCCCCGCCGAGAAGAAACCCGCCGCCAAGAAGACGTCGTCCTCCGTGGACGCGTCCAAGAAGCGCACCAAGACCAGAAAGGAGACCTACTCCTCGTACATCTACAAGGTCCTGAAGCAGACCCACCCCGACACCGGTATCTCCCAGAAGTCCATGTCCATTCTGAACTCCTTCGTCAACGACATCTTTGAGCGCATTGCCTCCGAGGCCTCCAAGCTGGCCGCGTACAACAAGAAGTCTACCATCTCCGCGCGTGAGATCCAGACTGCCGTGCGTCTGATCCTACCGGGTGAGCTGGCCAAGCACGCGGTCTCCGAGGGCACGCGCGCCGTCACCAAGTACTCGTCTTCCACGCAGGCTTGA
- the HTA1 gene encoding histone H2A (Syntenic homolog of Saccharomyces cerevisiae YDR225W (HTA1)): MVPVFSQRLRNAWHRGTGARAAERYIKAPWEDTGRLGRAASNKNMSGKGGKAGSAAKASQSRSAKAGLTFPVGRVHRLLRKGNYAQRIGSGAPVYMTAVLEYLAAEILELAGNAARDNKKTRIIPRHLQLAIRNDDELNKLLGNVTIAQGGVLPNIHANLLPKKSAKATKASQEL; encoded by the coding sequence ATGGTGCCAGTTTTTTCACAGAGGCTGCGAAACGCGTGGCACAGGGGCacgggcgcgcgcgccgcagaGCGGTATATAAAGGCCCCCTGGGAGGACACCGGCAGGTTAGGCAGAGCAGCATCGAACAAGAACATGTCAGGCAAGGGTGGAAAAGCAGGCTCCGCGGCAAAGGCGTCGCAATCGCGTTCGGCGAAGGCCGGCCTTACCTTCCCAGTGGGAAGAGTGCACAGACTACTGAGAAAGGGCAACTACGCGCAGCGGATTGGGTCCGGCGCGCCCGTGTACATGACCGCGGTACTGGAGTACCTGGCGGCCGAGATTCTGGAGTTGGCTGGTAACGCTGCGCGCGACAACAAGAAGACCAGAATCATTCCTCGTCACTTGCAGCTGGCCATCAGGAACGACGACGAGCTGAACAAGCTTCTGGGGAACGTGACGATCGCGCAGGGCGGTGTGTTGCCAAACATTCATGCAAACTTGCTGCCCAAGAAGTCTGCGAAGGCCACGAAGGCATCGCAGGAGCTATGA
- the MSC3 gene encoding Msc3p (Syntenic homolog of Saccharomyces cerevisiae YLR219W (MSC3)), protein MVHLPLSRSRSGRRAVPDLSRYQQFYEADAADGYSTGSGLSSAAASVASLRRPGVGMGRTQSLTGYGRTRSLGAARPSYLGAPPRTYSMSSQRRANSLRSNNGFGPPAVAAGNTITVKTTETKDLQGRTRTVTRQTVKHINGVRYVETTTTMTMPDGEYPDDFYGFEGDFTAKQTSSGHVYQNARGAPDISDIAEEESLEEYLDARDTAPALRIQLRAPPRVQQQRQLQRQRRLSDTNFPARRSAKSSPARQSSEEPPATTKPHRIRFDETPQIVGIDPPTQKKAPKKQMTEQEMYMHALDAARKKVYGEISQPALEAKQPHRSTMSKRMTLRDEATLAANTPPERSRPAKREVRKKEGHSHHNFLSVLRRDSSPKRHAVQPSERVHNKEKTLEMTPDSSSASSYEEARFEHSDEMYNKALEVAKKKYHLTQENSTRDNGTTECPRTPMTSLMSTNVSSDTAESTLLGTPVYSSNAPFDRSPQPSSGCETGNTTPKSIPRRPSFLDKLVRFSQEKYGYRPRRSISSQGHKAEHEHVFTDDIPPLPDIPLVDPMQVKPKDVPLPTVEPALGPTDVSPARVADPESNIETPRTLAPARSSISSSPRRSSPPQAFQELVPLQSTQSETTGDLADALALGDNSLDLLPGRVSEISPKTSFEHFVLAPEVPETDEKPAAAPAVAAEAPLSNPPSVVVVPSATSSVPAAQGAAPGVAVTEGPSLGGPAAPVRALHATKTAAAPAKKRSFFHKLFKKY, encoded by the coding sequence ATGGTACACCTGCCTTTATCGAGAAGTCGCTccgggcggcgcgcggtgCCAGACCTGAGCCGGTACCAGCAGTTCTACGAGGCTGATGCCGCTGATGGGTATTCAACAGGCAGCGGCTTGTcgtctgcggcggcgtcggTTGCGTCACTCCGAAGACCAGGGGTTGGGATGGGGCGGACTCAGTCACTGACTGGGTACGGGCGGACGCGGTCGCTAGGAGCTGCTCGGCCCAGCTACCTCGGTGCGCCTCCGCGGACTTACAGTATGAGCTCGCAACGACGCGCGAATTCGCTACGCAGCAACAACGGCTTTGGCCCTCCTGCTGTCGCAGCTGGCAATACGATAACGGTGAAGACGACGGAAACGAAGGACCTCCAGGGCCGTACACGGACCGTGACTCGCCAGACGGTGAAGCACATCAATGGCGTACGCTATGTGGAGACCACTACTACAATGACAATGCCGGATGGAGAATACCCCGATGACTTCTACGGGTTTGAGGGAGACTTCACCGCGAAGCAAACATCTTCGGGCCACGTGTATCAGAATGCTCGCGGTGCTCCAGATATCTCAGACATCGCCGAAGAAGAAAGCCTCGAAGAATACCTGGATGCGCGGGACACCGCGCCAGCGTTACGTATTCAGCTAAGGGCGCCACCACGTGTGCAGCAACAGCGGCAGCTTCAACGCCAACGCCGACTGTCTGACACGAATTTTCCGGCCCGGAGAAGTGCGAAGTCATCACCAGCTCGCCAATCGAGCGAGGAGCCGCCTGCCACCACCAAGCCTCATCGAATACGTTTCGATGAGACTCCCCAGATCGTCGGGATAGACCCGCCTACACAGAAGAAAGCGCCAAAGAAACAAATGACAGAACAAGAGATGTATATGCATGCTCTTGATGCCGCGCGCAAGAAGGTGTATGGTGAAATCAGTCAACCTGCGCTGGAGGCAAAACAGCCCCATCGTAGTACCATGTCTAAACGCATGACACTGCGGGATGAGGCAACGCTTGCCGCTAACACACCACCTGAGCGTTCGCGGCCAGCGAAGAGAGAGGTTCGCAAGAAAGAAGGACATTCACATCATAACTTCCTCTCCGTTTTACGCCGCGACTCCTCTCCCAAACGACACGCAGTACAGCCAAGTGAGCGGGTCCATAATAAGGAAAAGACGCTCGAAATGACACCGgattccagctccgccagcagctACGAGGAAGCAAGGTTCGAACACTCCGATGAGATGTATAATAAGGCTCTTGAAGTTGCCAAAAAGAAGTATCATCTAACGCAAGAAAACAGCACGAGGGATAATGGTACTACGGAGTGCCCACGCACTCCAATGACATCGCTGATGTCGACAAACGTTTCTTCAGATACTGCAGAGAGCACACTGCTGGGTACACCAGTTTATTCATCTAATGCGCCTTTCGATAGGTCTCCACAACCCTCTTCCGGCTGTGAAACAGGAAATACCACGCCGAAGTCAATCCCACGGCGTCCCAGTTTCCTTGATAAATTGGTGCGGTTTAGCCAGGAGAAATATGGCTACCGCCCTCGCCGGTCAATAAGTTCCCAAGGGCACAAGGCCGAGCATGAGCACGTCTTCACTGATGACATCCCGCCCTTGCCGGACATCCCCCTTGTCGATCCTATGCAGGTCAAACCAAAGGATGTGCCTCTGCCGACAGTCGAGCCGGCCTTAGGGCCCACAGATGTCAGTCCGGCACGGGTGGCCGACCCAGAGTCCAATATAGAGACGCCTCGGACGCTGGCGCCGGCTCGCAGTTCGATTAGTAGTTCACCCCGGAGGTCTTCGCCGCCACAGGCGTTCCAAGAGCTGGTCCCGCTTCAAAGCACGCAGTCAGAAACCACCGGCGACCTAGCGGACGCGCTAGCACTTGGAGACAATTCCCTGGACCTCCTGCCGGGCCGTGTGAGTGAGATTTCGCCCAAAACATCCTTCGAGCACTTCGTGCTGGCCCCAGAGGTCCCGGAAACAGATGAAAAgcccgcagcagcgcccgcAGTCGCTGCAGAGGCCCCGCTCAGCAACCCGCCGAGCGTGGTGGTCGTCCCCAGCGCCACTTCAAGTGTCCCGGCCGCGCAgggcgccgcgccaggCGTAGCGGTCACCGAGGGCCCCAGCCTGGGCgggccggccgcgccggTCCGCGCGCTGCACGCCACCAAGACCGCGGCCGCCCCGGCCAAGAAACGCAGCTTCTTCCACAAATTGTTTAAGAAGTACTGA
- a CDS encoding C2H2-type zinc finger protein (NOHBY743; No homolog in Saccharomyces cerevisiae; Non-syntenic homolog of Kluyveromyces lactis KLLA0F22319g) — MSQFVYPQEVSPFISTFSSYPWTFQEKGANYQGLDFQYLNDLHGEMATTMDAESACVIASAKKSFSQLHRPQPSACAPSPDSVSTTLQGSSPSCSTTVSLLTSRSSSACSMGNSTQNKQIDSSASTDAGCRDCANDDKSEFSENILKFPPILPSQTSSNRGLIFVSKICPLCGKSFTRRSTLQIHLLIHTNLKPFKCSFCDKEFNVKSNLNRHERIHRQKASPPLATKPACDPQPAVQTAASRYCLHPSGKPSKPSKSAALNRKSHRGARYHSLGSGLSTSTNIIYH; from the coding sequence ATGTCGCAGTTTGTGTATCCACAAGAGGTATCGCCATTCATCAGCACCTTCTCGAGCTACCCGTGGACGTTCCAGGAGAAGGGCGCGAACTACCAAGGCCTGGACTTCCAATACCTGAACGATCTGCATGGCGAGATGGCCACCACCATGGACGCCGAGAGCGCGTGCGTAATCGCGTCCGCGAAGAAGAGCTTCTCGCAGCTGCACCGACCGCAGCCGAGCGCGTGCGCGCCCAGCCCGGATTCCGTGTCCACCACGCTGCAGGGGTCGTCCCCGAGCTGCTCGACCACCGTGTCGCTGTTGACCTCGCGCTCGTCCAGCGCGTGCAGCATGGGCAATTCTACACAAAACAAACAGATAGACTCGTCGGCCAGTACCGACGCCGGTTGCCGAGACTGTGCCAACGACGACAAGTCTGAGTTCTCCGAGAACATCCTGAAGTTCCCGCCCATACTGCCCTCGCAGACGAGCAGCAACCGTGGCCTGATCTTCGTGTCCAAGATCTGCCCCCTTTGCGGCAAGAGCTTCACGCGCAGGAGCACGCTGCAGATTCACCTGCTGATCCACACCAACCTGAAACCCTTCAAGTGCTCCTTCTGCGACAAGGAGTTCAACGTGAAAAGTAACCTCAACCGCCACGAGCGGATTCACCGCCAGAAGGCTTCGCCGCCTCTTGCAACCAAGCCTGCTTGCGACCCGCAGCCTGCCGTGCAGACGGCCGCCTCTCGATATTGTCTCCATCCCTCAGGAAAGCCATCAAAGCCTTCGAAGAGCGCGGCGCTGAATCGCAAGTCGCATCGCGGCGCGCGCTACCACAGTCTCGGTTCCGGTCTCTCGACCTCCACTAATATTATCTACCACTAG
- the ADK1 gene encoding adenylate kinase ADK1 (Syntenic homolog of Saccharomyces cerevisiae YDR226W (ADK1)), producing MSCWTYLGRARGPRASAPTARRFFANFFNDLIVAVSSTVGALKTSQQTPLKMSQDMSHVPEAIRMVLIGPPGAGKGTQAPKLKEKFCVCHLATGDMLRSQVAKQTALGVQAKKIMDQGGLVSDEIMVNMIKDELRSNPECANGFILDGFPRTIPQAQKLDEMLVAQGKPLDRAVELKIDDELLVARITGRLVHPASGRSYHKLFNPPKVAMTDDVTGDPLVQRSDDNADALKKRLDAYHAQTEPIVDFYKKTGIWAGVDASQPPKTVWSDILKALGK from the coding sequence ATGTCATGTTGGACGTACCTTGGCCGTGCTCGAGGTCCTCGAGCGTCCGCGCCGACTGCGCGCCGGTTTTTCGCCAATTTTTTCAACGACCTGATCGTAGCAGTGTCTTCCACCGTCGGTGCCCTCAAGACTAGCCAACAGACCCCTCTCAAAATGTCCCAAGATATGTCGCACGTTCCGGAAGCCATCCGGATGGTCCTTATCGGCCCTCCCGGCGCGGGGAAGGGCACGCAGGCGCCCAAGCTCAAGGAGAAGTTCTGCGTGTGTCACCTTGCGACCGGCGACATGCTGCGCTCGCAGGTCGCCAAGCAGACCGCGCTCGGCGTGCAGGCCAAGAAGATCATGGACCAGGGCGGGCTTGTCTCTGACGAGATCATGGTCAACATGATCAAGGACGAGCTGCGCTCGAACCCCGAGTGCGCCAACGGCTTCATCCTGGACGGCTTTCCCCGCACCATCCCACAGGCGCAGAAGCTCGACGAGATGCTGGTCGCGCAGGGCAAGCCGCTGGACCGCGCCGTCGAGCTCAAGATCGACGACGAGCTTCTGGTCGCGCGCATCACCGGCCGCCTGGTCCACCCCGCCTCCGGCCGCTCCTACCACAAGCTGTTCAACCCGCCCAAGGTTGCCATGACCGACGACGTCACCGGCGACCCGCTGGTCCAGCGCTCCGACGACAACGCCGACGCGCTCAAGAAGCGCCTCGACGCCTACCACGCGCAGACCGAGCCGATTGTCGACTTCTACAAGAAGACTGGCATCTGGGCCGGCGTGGACGCCTCCCAGCCACCCAAGACCGTGTGGTCCGACATCTTGAAGGCTCTCGGCAAGTAG